CGTGACCTTTACGGTAAGTGAGCTGAACGATGCTCTGCCAGGGCAGTCGCACGCTGGCGCAGGCTCCTGGAGATAACGGCCGAAATTGAGCTGAAGCGGCGGTTCAACAGGCGGTATGGCGCAAATATTGTGAAGGCGCGCGATCCGGAACATCGGCCATGAACGGGAAAATCGCTCAAGCGATAGCTCAGCCAGGGCATGATAGCATCCAGAAAATGAGCCGCCTTTTCCGTTAACGGAGGGGCCAGCTGTATCAGGTAAGGCAGGAGAGATCACATGTTGATGTACACCACGATTGGAACCAACAATTTAGATCGTATGGTTACTTTCTATGATGCGATTTTTGCTGAGCTGGGGATATCACGCATTCCCTCATGGGCTGAAGGTTGGGCCACATGGGGGAACCCTTAGGGGAAGGTTTTAGTTTTTGCATTTGCCATCCCTTTAATAAGAAAAAGGCCACGGCCGGGAATGGCACCCTGTTTTCGTTCAGCGCTAAAAGCGCAGAGCAGGTCAGGAAATTCCATACGGCGGGGCTGCGCAACGGCGGCAGCGATGAAGGGCAGCCCGGTGTCAGAGAAGCTTATGGGCCTGATTTCTACGTTGCATACCTTCTTGATCCTGATGGACATAAGTTGGCATGTGTCTGTTATCCTTTTCATCCTGAAGAGGATAACGCGGGGCAGCCGTGAGTTATGGGGTAGGGATAACAGAATGCGCTTAATCACGGTTGAGCAAGCCCGGCATCGTTATGCTTAATCCCCGGAGCCGCCGCGCGTAGAGGGTTTGCGCCGTCATATTTTTTAGCAAGAGACCGCCGGAGGGTTCGGTTTATAAGAAGCCTCCGCCAGGTATTCAACGAAATATCAGAGACTGGTGAGCGGCAGCGCCTGTACGGGCGCCATCACCCACGGCGATGGCGACATTGCCTGCACCTACCGCCGCATCCCCGCAGGCAAAAACCCCAGCAACGGTCGTTTCACGCATCGCATCAACCCGAATAAATTTACCGGTCGGCCCGGCTTCAAATTCACATCCGAGCTGCGCGGCTAAGGGGCAATGGATATGTGTCCGGGGTTGAATAAACAGCCCTGCAAGTTTGATTTTGCGGCCGCTGACGAGGGTCACCTCAGCTTGCTCTTCGCCGACTGATAAAACCGGCTCCTCTTCTACCGTCACGCCTCGCCTGGCCAGATTCGCCAGCTGTTCGGCATCCGGTTCGAACGCCTTATTGAGAAAAAGTGTTGTTGGTCCCCAGTCGGGGAGCATTAACGCCTGATGAATGGCAAATGGCGACGTTGCCAGAACGCCTGTTTTCCCGCCTTCCAGTTCATACCCATGGCAATAGGGACAATGAAAAACCTTCTTGCCCCATAGCGTTGCCAGTCCGGGAATATCTGGCAATTCATCTTTCACCCCCGTAGCCAGGATTAAGCGCCGGGCCGCAAACTGCTCCCCGGACTCGGCTGTTACGACATACACATTTTTGCCCGCCTGTGCCTGAACGGCGGCTTGAGAAATCCACGTTACCGTGGGATAAGCCAGAAGCTGGTCTTTTGCCTCACTGGCTACTATCGCAGGGTGATAACCGTCCCGCCCTAAGAATCCGTGTGAATGGTCAGCAAAACGGTTACGGCGCTGACCGGCATCCATGATTAATAGTTTACGGCGCGCCCGTGCCAGCTGCAGGCCAGCGGAAATCCCGGCGTAGCTGCCGCCAACAATAATTACGTCATAAATCATATTTTTCTCCTGAAAGCGTCGAAGGCCCGAATGATATCTTGATACAACATAAGTTACTTGAAGTTGAGGTGTCAACACTCTCGTAACTTATGCTGTATCGAGTTATGCTCACCGGAATTACTTCAGGAAGCCGATCGCTATGAGAAATGACACACGCCTGTCCCGCATGCTGCACGTCTTGATCCACATGTCCCGGCATGAGCGGCCTGCCACCTCGGATAGCATCGCGCAGATGCTTAACACTAACCCCGTCGTGATCCGACGAACCATGGCGCTGCTTAAAGAGAAAGGCTATGTCCGCTCAGAAAAAGGGCATCGGGGGGGCTGGTCGTTAGCGAAACCGCTAGCGGATATCACCTTACTGGATATCCATGAAGCCCTGGGATCGGCTTCGATATTTGCCATAGGTTTGTCGACCGATCATCCGGAATGCCTGGTCGAACAGGCAGTAAACGCGGCGTTAACCGAAGCGTTTGACGCCGCGCAGGCGCTGCTTTTAAGCCGTCTGGAAAGCGTAACGCTTGAACAGTTAGCCAGCGATTTCGGGCAACGTTACCTGAACCTGTGAATCCCTTCGGAGCTTTCACAGAATA
This DNA window, taken from Mixta gaviniae, encodes the following:
- a CDS encoding VOC family protein, which produces MGEPLGEGFSFCICHPFNKKKATAGNGTLFSFSAKSAEQVRKFHTAGLRNGGSDEGQPGVREAYGPDFYVAYLLDPDGHKLACVCYPFHPEEDNAGQP
- a CDS encoding NAD(P)/FAD-dependent oxidoreductase translates to MIYDVIIVGGSYAGISAGLQLARARRKLLIMDAGQRRNRFADHSHGFLGRDGYHPAIVASEAKDQLLAYPTVTWISQAAVQAQAGKNVYVVTAESGEQFAARRLILATGVKDELPDIPGLATLWGKKVFHCPYCHGYELEGGKTGVLATSPFAIHQALMLPDWGPTTLFLNKAFEPDAEQLANLARRGVTVEEEPVLSVGEEQAEVTLVSGRKIKLAGLFIQPRTHIHCPLAAQLGCEFEAGPTGKFIRVDAMRETTVAGVFACGDAAVGAGNVAIAVGDGARTGAAAHQSLIFR
- a CDS encoding Rrf2 family transcriptional regulator, producing MRNDTRLSRMLHVLIHMSRHERPATSDSIAQMLNTNPVVIRRTMALLKEKGYVRSEKGHRGGWSLAKPLADITLLDIHEALGSASIFAIGLSTDHPECLVEQAVNAALTEAFDAAQALLLSRLESVTLEQLASDFGQRYLNL